The Hevea brasiliensis isolate MT/VB/25A 57/8 chromosome 1, ASM3005281v1, whole genome shotgun sequence DNA segment tctgggtgatagtagacagattgacaaaatctacTCATTttcttcctgtgaagactacatatgactttgctaaacttgcacagttgtatataaacaagattgttagtctttatggagttccagtttccattgtctctgatcgtggtactcagtttacttatcgattttggaagaaattttaagaagctttaggaacatgagtagactttagtactgtttttcatcaaacggatggacaatcagaaaggaccatacaaacATTataggacatgcttcgtgcatgtgttatggattttggtggctgttgggatcatcatttgcctttagtggagtttgcttataataacagttatcagacaAGTATAGATATgactccatatgaggcattatatgatcGAAAGTATAGGTCACcaatttgttgggatgaagttggagaaagaaggcttactagactaGAGTTGATGTAATTAACTTCAAAGAAGGTTCGGCTAATTCTTGatagacttttgactgctcaaagtcgacagagaagttatgcttaccctaagcgtaaagatgtagagtttatgattggtgatcatgtatttctgagagtttcactTATGAAatgaatcatgaggtttgggaagaaagggaagttTAGCCCTCGTTTTGATGGTTCATTtgaattttggagagaattggagcaattgcttaccgtttagccctttcACCTAGTTTTGCACGTGTACAttcagttttccatatttctatgcttatgAAGTATGTACCAAatccatctcatgttttgcaaactcaaaccatgcaatttagggatgatatgtcatatgagaaacaaccagtaaagattttagatcgacaaattaggaaactctaGTATAAGAAAGTGGCTTGGGTCAAAGTCTTGTGACATAATCACTTAAGTAGTGAGgtcacatgggaggcagaatctgaaatgcgagtcaaatatcctcacttatttgattcttcaggttagaattttgtctattcaaatttggggaccgaattttttttaagggggaagtatgtggaaacccatatatatttattatttattattattttattttaattggctaacaataatttaatatatttatataaaaaaaatattttattggatggcctacttattttattttagatatatatatattatatgtatattatttttgaaattaaatatatatctgtaatctgaacaacccagttcaataataactcttatcccattctatatctaatagaactcttaaaatatatatacactgatcatctcttctgctaaactttgctctcaaaacctatttgtcacctcatttttctaccaaatactctcaacaagtATTTTcattatcttatatatatatatatatatatatatatatatatatatatatatatatatatatataaatttatgatttataatctgatgtgcgcagataattcttaaaattttatttctcaattcatcaccttcgattatattttcaaggtaaaaattctcgttctttgttcaataatgggtgaatctgattttattttctttccttgatcTATTATAACtactctataatttttttttctttaattattagTATTGAGTtggattgatcataattactgtgaGATAATAAACTGgaatttagatatatatatatatatatattaaagttattttgttttattattatttgatatttttcttttatattttgggtgtgtaggagattcaaatattcaatctgtcagttgaaattgtctctcttccattgagtataactattattttggaggttccaggtgagtggtaattatagtatatTGCACCGTTTtaatcccttttaaaatttcttagcattaaatttgttattaaataaaaatttaaatcagtattttaacaattattttatatgtgattttctggagttttattttattattgaattttattccgaTTTTGATTGAATAATTGATTTTAccaattatctctgcattagaacCATTGGGAtttcgggaacaggcctttagtatttttatattgattgatatctgactataaaatttactgatgtgttacactgaattaatttgagattgatttgatcttattgactctctaaaattattaaaaaaaaaaaactattggaattacactatcagttattatttgctatctgaaaatttttgttgattttgattgatttgtacaaattaattttctgttttgaattggtacctgtgcccagtatctgtttctgttatctggccccaccgtgtagactatcacggtattaggttgcattgtcgagtcatgcatcattgcagtttatggtttgcattagtatcatatgcattgatatctgtgaaggagggggaatgtatctaatatctggtagcgcgcttactatCTGGCCTTtgatgatgtggggtatcatcaccctggtgcaccgtatcataaaatttttattgaatgaatttcttttatttatatgttttatgaaattattttattaatgattttgatagcatgaccatgattttattggatagaaaatttattgtgaaattaattaagCGTCTACCTATTCCTGTtctgttgtgtgctataattatcattcaagcatttagctcaaaccacattttctctatctgttatctatttcagatcagcagaattctgcagctgatccaaaaattcagtccattttctggagagggacaattttgatttgttctcatagtatgcccgaattcatgttttctcaggctaataattagtttagtttattgaatagtttaagtttttatttgaaatctgtagagacgcCGTAGTTTACtcatgggatatttatgatgtttatttagcatttttttatttagattttatctattttttgcgattagtaagtgacaatatatttatttaagataTTCTGATAAagtttgcatgatttaagaatacttaaattatgcgccggtcacagttcaaaattttggGTCGTAAcattatatcaattattttttaaaattatatttataaaatagagAGAAGATAACACAGACAAACTTCTTACCAattttgttataaattttttaaatataaacaaATATTTATGTTaagctttcatatatatataaaagaaatatttatgtgTCAAGTAAAGTGTATTtcagttaattattttatttttaaaaatgtaaaaatagataaaatttgaGTTAACTTTCAAtctattcattttaaaatttattacataagCTCACATATTATAATTCATTAATaattgtttgataagttgattttatattaaattaaaataaagaagATAAGAAGAAGAGAATGAAGATGATAAGACGAAGAAGATTCGTACGAAGAAgaataagaaagaaaagaaaattggaaGAAGAGAAGTTTGGTTTTAACTTTCGTTTGTAGTTTCCCTGctgtgttctttttttttttttttttttttactttaaaacTTTTATGTTATGTTTTGTAAAgtgtaatgtaattaattatataatataatcaaaattttagtataatataatataattattattatatttttatatttaattataaaataaaaatataagttatGTAatgtattaatattttttattttaatatttaatttatttatattattaataataaatgataataattgaaataattggtAGTTACTTAATAGTGGTAGTTAGGTGATAATAGAGATAATAATCATCAAATGGTGATAATTGTAGTTAAATGGTAATGGTAATAATAGTGATGATAAAGTAGtagtaatagtaataataatgataataaataaataaaaataaaataaataattattattatatttatttttatatataataattattatataaatttaaatataattaattatattatataattattattatattatattaatttttttattattaaacaaCATCTTGGGTATATGAAGTTGGGCTTGCGTAGTTGAACCTATCATCTTGGGTATATAAACAACCAAAATTGGCAGCCTAAGACTAAGTTCAATGGAtccgtttaattttttttatttttaattttttttatttgaccgaattaaattaaatacttaaaaatttctcaaaatattaattaaataaaattaatttaattcagtttttgggacctatcacatataaaattaaagggattatatattaaataatttaagttaaaaaaataaaataaaaaaaattaggtttattataatattttaaatttaaaataataaataaaatttatcccACTTGTTGAATGCTGATCCAACAGTGGAAGAacacattgaaaaaaaaaaaagaaagtggaAGAACACACTCTTGTCCTATCCTAGCGCACAAGGATAGGATATTGTTTCATCCTAATCCTATCCTCCTCATGGCCGCATAAAATGAAGGAATTCCATCACCATTTATATCACGAATGTTATCAacgatttatattattttttataattatattaaatttattttttatattataaaataatatattttttattaaaaaaatattatttttaaacctGCACGCCTCTGTTCTTTCTTGACGCAGCCACAATGCATGACGTATATGATCCTGACGTACATGTTCATGTGGAGCCCaagtaaacaaaataaaaataaccaCTCAACATAAACAAGGGGCGAGTCTGGATATCTCTGCCGGCTCAAACATGCAGCCTACCAACGGCGATCAAAACCACTCTATCAAAGAGGGCATGGCACTTGTTCCAGCACCCGATGCTCCGCTTTTCGCGGAGGTCGACATGGGAGCAGACTCCTCCGCACTTACCGTCCGAGCCACCGTCGTCCAGGCCTCCACCGTCTTCTATGACACTCCCGCCACTCTTGGTACTTGCTATCTTCACTCACtttaagccttttttttttttttggtcttgttACTCCTATCTAAATAGTATCTGGGTGCAGATAAGGCAGAGAGATTATTGGCGGAAGCAGCTGCTTATGGATCCCAGCTTGTTGTGTTTCCTGAAGCTTTTATTGGTGGTTACCCTCGTGGATCCAATTTTGGTGCTGCCGTTGGAAATAGAACTCCCAAAGGCAGAGAGGAGTTCCGCAAATATCATGCTTCAGCCATTAATGTCCCAGGTAAGTGGTAGCCTTTCTTTTTAACCCTCCTTGTTGGCTTGTTGCTGCTTCTTCAATGCTTTTTACTTTTTTCATTCAACTCTTTAATTTCTGCAATCGTATCATTGTTAAAGGAAAGCTTCTCTATAAATCTCCATATGGATGAATAAGATTCTACTAATTGCAGGTCCTGAAGTGGATCGCTTGGCAGCTATGGCTGGAAAATATAAACTATATTTAGTAATGGGTGTGATAGAGAGAGATGGATATACTCTTTATTGCACTATTTTGTTTTTTGATTCTCAAGGTCATTACCTGGGAAAGCACCGAAAACTCATGCCAACTGCCACAGAGCGTATAGTTTGGGGATTTGGGGATGGATCAACAATTCCTGTTATTGACACCCCAATTGGAAAAATTGGTGGTGCTATTTGTTGGGAAAATAGAATGCCACTTCTAAGGACAGCTATGTATGGTAAAGGTAAGCTATTTTCAGTAAAACAGTTCATTTACCTTATTAATATCACCATAAGACTATATCAGCAATTGCTATGGTTTGTCAATTGTCAGGTTGCTTGGCTTATGAATTTTTGTCCTCTTCTCCTTCAGGTTTAGGATGCATTTTATAGTTTTTCCTTTATCCCATGTTATATTTGatccttttgtgagcatgtgtggAGTGGGCGACAGGAATTCTACATCACTGAAAGATATCTCCTTTGTAAGCCTGGTGGTTTGGCGGGCAATTATTTCATGAGTGTACTTTATGCTTAATGTGATCAGGTGTCTGTCACTAGGTTCACACTTTTCTTTAAGCATCTGGGGCATGCCTGCTTTACCATTTGTGCATTTGCGTGTGCCTATCATTAATATAAGCATAAAATCCTCACTAGAAATGGCAATTTTAGCCAGTCATGTGGTGCAACCTGTTCAAGGTTAATACTGTGCTGTGTCCTGGTTTAGTTATTAGCGATGATATATTGTTAATACTGTGCTGTGTCCTGATTTAGTTCTTAGCTTTGATATATTGttctgctctctctctctctctctctctctctctctctctctctctctctctctcttgcgcGCGCGTGTGCACACTGTGGGCTTCACTTGCTGAGGTTTTGTTCAGATTTCTTTGAAATGTGCATCAGTCAAGTGATTCAGTTCCTAAGCCGATATACATGTTCTAGAATTGCTCTTTAGTGTTCTGTGGTCTGAGGCCTATGCTTTCAGATGCAGTAATTGTTTTGCATTGTATTAAGCATCAAAAAAatgcaacctttatacactttccATCTATCTGCTTGTTGAATATAAAGTTGGATCATAAGAATCTACAGAAGCCAACGCCTTTTATATCCGTGATATTTTTAGAAGTCCTTGTAATtctactcaactaagcctttatcctaagAATTTGAGATTGGCTATATACATTCTCTTtttccattctaaacgattttgggttaaatcctcagaaatgtgtaatacttctaggttgtaatgcttctaggtaatTACATCTTAATAATTGAAATCAACTGCACCTGGGTAGTTTTGGTTGAAAGCATATATTATTTGCTTGACATATGATTATGATGTGCATAACATTATTGTTTTGGCTTGAATTAGACTGCTCTGTTCTTTTCTACCCTTGACTTTCACACATTTCATCTTAATTTCTGATCATTTAATTTTTAGGTGTTGAGATATATTGTGCACCAACTGCTGATGCCAGAGGCACTTGGCAAGCAACAATGAAGCACATTGCTCTTGAGGGTGGGTGTTTCGTGCTATCTGCCAATCAGTTCTGCCGAAGGAAAGATTACCCATCTCCTCCAGAGTACATATTTTCTGGAATAGAAGAAGAACTCACACCAGATTCTGTTGTCTGTGCTGGAGGCAGTGTTATCATCTCACCCTTGGGGACTGTTTTAGCAGGACCCAATTATGATGGGGAGGCATTGATCTCAGCAGACCTAGGTATGCCACTGTTTTCACGTTTCTGTAGTTTATATGTTTTTGTACACCAAAGTCTCACATGCTCTGGGAAATGGGGACTTCATAGATTTGCAGAATTTCCTGCAAcacttaatatttttaatattaaagggATATTTCAATTAAGAACAATTATGGACGACAGACAGAATACTTTGGGATGGAAAGTTGCTCCTAAAACATGGGGCAGAATATGCATCTTGAAGGAAAATGATGCAATTTTAGGTCTTATTATTTGTCCCTTAATATCATTGTTGGTTGTTTGGTCTAGACTAATCTGTATCAATATCCATTCCGCAATCAATGTTGGCTGTGAAAAGTAAGGCACAAACTTCAACTGTTATCTAAAAGTATGATTTAATTGGCCAGAATTTCTCCCCATGCCGGTCCCTCTCTGTGTAAGTTTTGTTGAAAATATTAAATGTCTTTTGGAAGCTCATGATTGATGGTGTTACTTATCATCTTATGCTGCATTAATGTTGCTTGAGCTTAGCATAGGATTAATTTTGGTTATGTGGTTTTCATTATGATACTATAGCTCTTATTTTGAAATCATGACTAGATCTTGGAGAAATAGCTTGTGCAAAGTTCGACTTTGATGTGGTTGGGCATTATTCAAGGTCTGAAGTTCTAAGCTTGACTGTAAGGGACCATCCAACAAATGCAGTTACCTTCACATCAGCAGCTGCAAAAACTGAAGGCTCTAGTAGATAGTTGCCTTATCAGCCAGCAAATTTTCACAAAATGAAGTGGCAACTTCACTAATAATTGAATGGGCAACACCATCTTCGTTAAGAGTGATTAAAGATATGGCTGCTGTTGTATCTGTTTTTATTGACAAGTGTCTCCTTGAATGGGAAATGTCTTGACTTCTTCTGGTTATTGGATGTAGATGTGATAATTCAGCTTCTAGCAATAAATAATGGCTGCCGCAGGATTCCAATCTTGCACAAAGCCTTGTTACTCCATCCCCTAATGAACCACGCGCAAACAGGCCAATCTATATTTGTCTTAAAATGAATATCATTCTTCAGATTAGTGAAGAGCCAATCCTGGAACAGCATTCTTGAgatcttaattaaattttagtcgtctatttcttttttattatattaaaattttggctGAAATCTCT contains these protein-coding regions:
- the LOC110640140 gene encoding bifunctional nitrilase/nitrile hydratase NIT4A, with the translated sequence MQPTNGDQNHSIKEGMALVPAPDAPLFAEVDMGADSSALTVRATVVQASTVFYDTPATLDKAERLLAEAAAYGSQLVVFPEAFIGGYPRGSNFGAAVGNRTPKGREEFRKYHASAINVPGPEVDRLAAMAGKYKLYLVMGVIERDGYTLYCTILFFDSQGHYLGKHRKLMPTATERIVWGFGDGSTIPVIDTPIGKIGGAICWENRMPLLRTAMYGKGVEIYCAPTADARGTWQATMKHIALEGGCFVLSANQFCRRKDYPSPPEYIFSGIEEELTPDSVVCAGGSVIISPLGTVLAGPNYDGEALISADLDLGEIACAKFDFDVVGHYSRSEVLSLTVRDHPTNAVTFTSAAAKTEGSSR